Genomic segment of Deltaproteobacteria bacterium:
AAGACTCGGGCGACGGCATCACGCTGCCGAAGTTCAAACCGGCGTAAGATCGCCAACGTAACGATGCGGTTCCCTTCGCCCACCACATCGTACAGGCGGAATTTCAAGCAAACCGAATTTCGTAGGATGCCGTGACCAACGGGAACCGCATCGTCTTTGATATCGAAACGAACTCTACCGCCCGGTGATCACCGCGATCCCCGCCACTAGCAGAATCGAACCAAGCACCACCAACGTGTTCACTTTTTCCTCGCCGCGCAAAAATATCGCGGTAAAGAGAATAATGAAAAGCGGTGTGGTGTTGATGATCGGGCTCACCACCGATACCTCGCCGGCGAAGAGCGCATGAAATGTAAACAGCTGGCCGACCAAGGCAAAGAGTGCGGCGGCGCCGTAGTAAGGCAGACAACCGCCGCGGAATTTGAGCGTAGCGAGTTTCCCCGAAACCGTCAGCGAAATCACCAAGCAGAGAAACGACGTCATGCTGCTCACAGTCGAAGCGATCAACGGCTCGTCGATGCCGAGCAAACCCAGCTTGCGAATGTTTTGTGAAACCGAGGCGAGCAGCGCGGCGCCGAGCGGAAACAGCAGATCGAGGGTGCGCCATTTAGCCTCGCCTTCCCGGCGATAAGACACCAGCCAGGTGCCGACCACGGTGAGAAACGCGCCGCTATACACCCACAGACCCGGCCGTTCGTGCAAAACGAAAAACGCCAACGCCAAAGTGAACAACGGTGCGGTGCCGCGCACCGGTCCGGCGCGCGAAACGCCGAGACGGACGATGCCCATGTAAAACAGCACCCGCACCATCGCCGGTTGGATCACGCCGCTGGCGACGAAGTACAGATTAGCCGAATGAAATATCTTTTCGCTGGGGAATTGAATGAAAACAAACGGCACCAGGAACAAGACCGAGACCAGAAAGCTGACAAACGCCGCCGTCGACGCATTGGAAAATGCCGTGCCCTTGCGCACCAAGATCGAATCCACCGCCCAAGCCGCCGCCGATAACAGTGCCCAGATTTCGCCGCTCATTGTCTAACCGAACTTTCTTGCCGTATTTCGAGACTTAGCACGGCCAACGCGGCCAAAATAGAAGCATCCGTGGGCCAACAAAATCTTATGATGTCATCCTGAGGCCGAGCCGAAGGATCTCGTCTTCGTCCGACACGTCCGTTGTAGGGGCGGACCAATGCGTCCGCCCTCTCGGACGGGCGACCCCCTAGGGTCGCCCCAACAAGAGTTTTGTGAAACTGAACCACTGCCGATTTGTGCCGCCATCCCCAGAATCGCTCACCGCGCCGATTAAGTTGTATTCAGATTTTCTCCAATATATGTTGGCGCGAAGTTGTTCGCTATCTGTCGTGAGGCATTCATGAAAAAATTGTTGGGACTTTTGGTGATGAGCGGCGCGGTGACCGCCGCGTTGTTCTTGTTGACCAGCCTATCCGG
This window contains:
- a CDS encoding DMT family transporter, whose amino-acid sequence is MSGEIWALLSAAAWAVDSILVRKGTAFSNASTAAFVSFLVSVLFLVPFVFIQFPSEKIFHSANLYFVASGVIQPAMVRVLFYMGIVRLGVSRAGPVRGTAPLFTLALAFFVLHERPGLWVYSGAFLTVVGTWLVSYRREGEAKWRTLDLLFPLGAALLASVSQNIRKLGLLGIDEPLIASTVSSMTSFLCLVISLTVSGKLATLKFRGGCLPYYGAAALFALVGQLFTFHALFAGEVSVVSPIINTTPLFIILFTAIFLRGEEKVNTLVVLGSILLVAGIAVITGR